A region from the Acyrthosiphon pisum isolate AL4f chromosome A1, pea_aphid_22Mar2018_4r6ur, whole genome shotgun sequence genome encodes:
- the LOC100161101 gene encoding signal transducer and activator of transcription 5B isoform X3 yields the protein MSPITAWEKLQQNLHGEDFHQIYNDHFPIEVRQLLSPWFETKAWTEIDPDNLEHEGYIKGLFVSFVDELVSKANSMVTNEQFVSKLKLIDTAKLYKEKYSQNPKELIRIIKKCLESESIMAQQNNSLMEVNVKSSQELENIEITQQMDLISNHITHTNEIRITIQSDIDSFNILYSECSKCSQHLQHMRNQRMSIPQGPEIERKLKQEKELYEGQLKTQSLSLNNALCVYINKLNESLNLLSPVQAHIIDKALIQWKREQQLAGNGYKYMKDIDVIQTWCEKLCDLIWITRSQIKEADRFRVNLGRYFELPQSCEIINTLLDMTTQYLSSLVASTFVIITQPPQVLKTNTRFVAEVRLLIGGKLNIHMTSPVVKVSIVSESQANQIIGRNKPDGESCGEILNCTGKMEYQPVQRHLSTNFRSMQLKKIKRTEKKGTESVMDEKFSILFSSKFFIGNELQFEVWNLSLPVVVIVHGNQDPHAWATVTWDNAFAEPGRVPFNVPDKVPWRNVAEALNMKFSAATGRGLSEESLTFLAEKAFRMQNVDFNHMVLSWSQFCKEPLPQRSFTFWEWFYAVMKITREHLKGPWTDGAIMGFIRKSDAEEMLTRYATGTFLLRFSDSELGGLTVAWAGSNDSDAYSLHPFSAKDLSIRNLADRLLDLPYLTKLYPDIDKNQAFGKYYTQPPNISTPVTSNGYLKPLLVTHVPGWGGPGTNGQGMNSYPNTPQNHMFHVNSPGNCSIRETSSVHSEPVNNTSEKYRPGSFFSAAIL from the exons a tgtCTCCGATTACGGCTTGGGAAAAACTTCAACAGAATCTACATGGAGAAGACTTTCATCAGATTTATAACGATCATTTTCCAATTGAAGTGAGGCAGTTGTTATCCCCATGGTTTGAAACTAAAGCTTG gacTGAAATTGATCCAGATAATTTAGAGCATGAAGGTTATATTAAAGGTTTATTTGTGTCTTTTGTGGATGAATTAGTATCTAAAGCTAATTCTATGGTAACTAATGAACAGTTTGTCAGTAAACTGAAACTAATTGATACagcaaaattatataaa GAAAAGTACTCTCAAAACCCAAAAGAGTtgataagaataattaaaaagtgtttGGAATCAGAATCCATAATGGCTCAACAAAATAAT tctCTAATGGAAGTCAATGTAAAATCTTCTCAAGAATTAGAAAACATTGAAATTACGCAACAGATGGACTTGATAAGTAACCATATTACGCATACAAATGAGATTCGCATTACAATCCAATCGGACATtgattcttttaatattttatactctgaATGTTCTAAATGTTCTC aacatCTACAACACATGAGAAATCAAAGAATGAGCATTCCTCAAGGACCCGAAATTGAACGTAAATTAAAACAGGAAAAAGAATTGTATGAAGGACAATTAAAGACTCAATCATTAAGTCTTAACAATGCTCTTTGTGTCTACATAAACAAACTTAACGAATCATTAAATTTGCTCAGCCCTGTTCAAGCTCATATTATTGATAAGGCATTAATTCAGTGGAAACGTGAACAACAGTTGGCTGGTAACGGATATAAATACATGAAAGATATAGATGTCATACAAACTTG gTGTGAGAAATTATGTGATTTAATATGGATAACTCGTTCACAAATTAAAGAAGCTGATCGTTTCAGAGTGAATTTGGGTCGTTATTTTGAATTACCTCAGTCttgtgaaataattaatactctTCTTGATATGACAACACAATATCTTTCATCATTAGTGGCAAG TACTTTTGTCATCATAACTCAACCACCTCaagtattaaaaactaatacaagATTTGTAGCTGAAGTTCGTCTATTAATTGGAGGAAAACTCAATATTCATATGACATCACCTGTG GTTAAAGTATCTATAGTCAGTGAATCTCAAGCGAACCAAATAATTGGAAGAAATAAACCAGATGGAGAATCTTGTGGTGAAATATTAAACTGCACTGGAAAAATGGAATATCAACCAGTGCAGAGACATTTGTCAACCAATTTCCg aagtaTGCAACTAAAGAAAATTAAGCGTACTGAAAAAAAAGGCACAGAATCTGTTATGGATgaaaaattttcgattttattttcttCCAAATTTTTCATTGGTAATGAACTCCAATTTGag gtgTGGAATTTGTCATTACCTGTGGTAGTTATTGTGCATGGGAATCAAGATCCTCATGCTTGGGCTACTGTAACTTGGGATAATGCTTTTGCTGAACCTGGCCGTGTTCCATTTAATGTTCCCGATAAAGTACCATGGAGAAATGTGGCAGAAGCTTTAAACATGAAGTTTTCTGCAGCTACAGGTCGTGGTCTCTCAGAAGAAAGCTTGACATTTTTGGCAGAAAAAGCTTTTAg aatgCAAAATGTGGATTTTAATCATATGGTTTTGTCATGGTCACAATTTTGTAAAGAACCATTGCCACAAAGAAGTTTCACATTTTGGGAATGGTTTTATGCCGTGATGAAAATAACTAGAGAACATCTAAAAGGTCCTTGGACTGATGG TGCCATCATGGGATTCATAAGGAAGTCTGATGCAGAAGAGATGTTAACAAGATATGCTAcgggtacatttttattaagattttctGATTCAGAACTAGGTGGGCTAACTGTTGCCTGGGCTGGAT ccAATGATTCAGATGCCTATAGTTTACATCCTTTCTCAGCTAAAGATTTATCAATTCGAAACTTGGCTGATAGACTATTGGACTTGCCATATCTTACAAAGTTATATCctgatattgataaaaatcaagCATTCGGAAAATACTATACACAACCACcaa atATTAGCACACCTGTTACAAGTAATGGATATTTAAAACCATTACTAGTTACGCATGTTCCTGGTTGGGGCGGACCTGGAACCAACGGACAAGGAATGAATAGCTATCCAAACACTCCTCAGAACCACATGTTTCATGTAAACAGCCCTGGAAATTGTAGCATTAGAGAAACGTCATCAGTGCACAGTGAACCAGTAAATAA
- the LOC100161101 gene encoding signal transducer and activator of transcription 5B isoform X4, translated as MVTNEQFVSKLKLIDTAKLYKEKYSQNPKELIRIIKKCLESESIMAQQNNSLMEVNVKSSQELENIEITQQMDLISNHITHTNEIRITIQSDIDSFNILYSECSKCSQHLQHMRNQRMSIPQGPEIERKLKQEKELYEGQLKTQSLSLNNALCVYINKLNESLNLLSPVQAHIIDKALIQWKREQQLAGNGYKYMKDIDVIQTWCEKLCDLIWITRSQIKEADRFRVNLGRYFELPQSCEIINTLLDMTTQYLSSLVASTFVIITQPPQVLKTNTRFVAEVRLLIGGKLNIHMTSPVVKVSIVSESQANQIIGRNKPDGESCGEILNCTGKMEYQPVQRHLSTNFRSMQLKKIKRTEKKGTESVMDEKFSILFSSKFFIGNELQFEVWNLSLPVVVIVHGNQDPHAWATVTWDNAFAEPGRVPFNVPDKVPWRNVAEALNMKFSAATGRGLSEESLTFLAEKAFRMQNVDFNHMVLSWSQFCKEPLPQRSFTFWEWFYAVMKITREHLKGPWTDGAIMGFIRKSDAEEMLTRYATGTFLLRFSDSELGGLTVAWAGSNDSDAYSLHPFSAKDLSIRNLADRLLDLPYLTKLYPDIDKNQAFGKYYTQPPNISTPVTSNGYLKPLLVTHVPGWGGPGTNGQGMNSYPNTPQNHMFHVNSPGNCSIRETSSVHSEPVNNMMAFGNDSLEMDFSSNLNDISHVDEAFF; from the exons ATGGTAACTAATGAACAGTTTGTCAGTAAACTGAAACTAATTGATACagcaaaattatataaa GAAAAGTACTCTCAAAACCCAAAAGAGTtgataagaataattaaaaagtgtttGGAATCAGAATCCATAATGGCTCAACAAAATAAT tctCTAATGGAAGTCAATGTAAAATCTTCTCAAGAATTAGAAAACATTGAAATTACGCAACAGATGGACTTGATAAGTAACCATATTACGCATACAAATGAGATTCGCATTACAATCCAATCGGACATtgattcttttaatattttatactctgaATGTTCTAAATGTTCTC aacatCTACAACACATGAGAAATCAAAGAATGAGCATTCCTCAAGGACCCGAAATTGAACGTAAATTAAAACAGGAAAAAGAATTGTATGAAGGACAATTAAAGACTCAATCATTAAGTCTTAACAATGCTCTTTGTGTCTACATAAACAAACTTAACGAATCATTAAATTTGCTCAGCCCTGTTCAAGCTCATATTATTGATAAGGCATTAATTCAGTGGAAACGTGAACAACAGTTGGCTGGTAACGGATATAAATACATGAAAGATATAGATGTCATACAAACTTG gTGTGAGAAATTATGTGATTTAATATGGATAACTCGTTCACAAATTAAAGAAGCTGATCGTTTCAGAGTGAATTTGGGTCGTTATTTTGAATTACCTCAGTCttgtgaaataattaatactctTCTTGATATGACAACACAATATCTTTCATCATTAGTGGCAAG TACTTTTGTCATCATAACTCAACCACCTCaagtattaaaaactaatacaagATTTGTAGCTGAAGTTCGTCTATTAATTGGAGGAAAACTCAATATTCATATGACATCACCTGTG GTTAAAGTATCTATAGTCAGTGAATCTCAAGCGAACCAAATAATTGGAAGAAATAAACCAGATGGAGAATCTTGTGGTGAAATATTAAACTGCACTGGAAAAATGGAATATCAACCAGTGCAGAGACATTTGTCAACCAATTTCCg aagtaTGCAACTAAAGAAAATTAAGCGTACTGAAAAAAAAGGCACAGAATCTGTTATGGATgaaaaattttcgattttattttcttCCAAATTTTTCATTGGTAATGAACTCCAATTTGag gtgTGGAATTTGTCATTACCTGTGGTAGTTATTGTGCATGGGAATCAAGATCCTCATGCTTGGGCTACTGTAACTTGGGATAATGCTTTTGCTGAACCTGGCCGTGTTCCATTTAATGTTCCCGATAAAGTACCATGGAGAAATGTGGCAGAAGCTTTAAACATGAAGTTTTCTGCAGCTACAGGTCGTGGTCTCTCAGAAGAAAGCTTGACATTTTTGGCAGAAAAAGCTTTTAg aatgCAAAATGTGGATTTTAATCATATGGTTTTGTCATGGTCACAATTTTGTAAAGAACCATTGCCACAAAGAAGTTTCACATTTTGGGAATGGTTTTATGCCGTGATGAAAATAACTAGAGAACATCTAAAAGGTCCTTGGACTGATGG TGCCATCATGGGATTCATAAGGAAGTCTGATGCAGAAGAGATGTTAACAAGATATGCTAcgggtacatttttattaagattttctGATTCAGAACTAGGTGGGCTAACTGTTGCCTGGGCTGGAT ccAATGATTCAGATGCCTATAGTTTACATCCTTTCTCAGCTAAAGATTTATCAATTCGAAACTTGGCTGATAGACTATTGGACTTGCCATATCTTACAAAGTTATATCctgatattgataaaaatcaagCATTCGGAAAATACTATACACAACCACcaa atATTAGCACACCTGTTACAAGTAATGGATATTTAAAACCATTACTAGTTACGCATGTTCCTGGTTGGGGCGGACCTGGAACCAACGGACAAGGAATGAATAGCTATCCAAACACTCCTCAGAACCACATGTTTCATGTAAACAGCCCTGGAAATTGTAGCATTAGAGAAACGTCATCAGTGCACAGTGAACCAGTAAATAA
- the LOC100162515 gene encoding uncharacterized protein LOC100162515, which produces MILRILIEINLNMAHISTGLISSLIVFILIMQENVSRRIPEDAINTNNDFECLTDNDCFEKNSYCDISLNLCSQCMNCSIYFRTSKKNIECPKDISDCSSCFDGYFEEIFFGGEIHDLCVPNLSKTSNILLPTPEKISSNSYWQDIGIFFLIINIFLILLVWTYFYKKVWNTNSNGMSNSIQDNMENLPPAYESCMKLNNYVTDDVQEFHLFTGEQPPRNEWRHQNAVPFRLPDDSLENINCMDETENLEEVDGAVAMREIEEPELHDEETMPSVWSPPPPPLPSISEIRHLENSNNDEQPCQPPLKRIRLVQQSTDDKSYQDEDNASDMSQDE; this is translated from the exons TAGTTTTCATACtg ATAATGCAAGAAAATGTTTCTCGAAGAATACCAGAAGATgctattaatacaaataatgattttgaatgTCTTACAGACAATgactgttttgaaaaaaatagttattgtgaTATTAGTTTGAATTTGTGCTCTCAATGTATGAATTGTAGCATATATTTTAgaacatctaaaaaaaatattgagtgtcCAAAAGATATATCAGACTGCAGTTCTTGTTTTGAtgg ctattttgaagaaatattttttggaggAGAAATTCATGATTTATGCGTACCAAATTTGTCAAAAACCTCTAACATTTTATTACCAACACcag aaaaaattagTTCAAATTCATATTGGCAagatattggaattttttttttaataataaatatttttttaattttattagtgtggacctatttttataaaa AAGTTTGGAATACAAATTCAAATGGCATGTCTAATTCTATACAAGATAACATGGAGAATCTACCACCAGCTTATGAAAGTTGCATGAAATTGAATAACTATGTTACag ATGACGTCCAAGAATTTCATTTGTTTACTGGTGAACAGCCGCCAAGAAACGAATGGAGACACCAGAATGCAGTACCATTTCGTTTACCTGATGATTCACTAGA gaatattaattgtatggaTGAAACTGAGAATCTTGAAGAAGTAGATGGAGCTGTAGCTATGAggg aaATTGAAGAACCAGAATTACATGATGAGGAAACCATGCCAAGTGTCTGGTCCCCCCCACCGCCACCACTACCTTCAATATCAGAGAT aaGGCATTTAGagaatagtaataatgatgaaCAACCTTGTCAACCTCCATTGAAACGCATACGACTTGTTCAACAATCTACTGATGATAAAAGTTATCAAGATGAAGATAATGCTTCAGACATGTCTcaagatgaataa
- the LOC100161101 gene encoding signal transducer and activator of transcription 5B isoform X2, with translation MSPITAWEKLQQNLHGEDFHQIYNDHFPIEVRQLLSPWFETKAWTEIDPDNLEHEGYIKGLFVSFVDELVSKANSMVTNEQFVSKLKLIDTAKLYKEKYSQNPKELIRIIKKCLESESIMAQQNNSLMEVNVKSSQELENIEITQQMDLISNHITHTNEIRITIQSDIDSFNILYSECSKCSQHLQHMRNQRMSIPQGPEIERKLKQEKELYEGQLKTQSLSLNNALCVYINKLNESLNLLSPVQAHIIDKALIQWKREQQLAGNGYKYMKDIDVIQTWCEKLCDLIWITRSQIKEADRFRVNLGRYFELPQSCEIINTLLDMTTQYLSSLVASTFVIITQPPQVLKTNTRFVAEVRLLIGGKLNIHMTSPVVKVSIVSESQANQIIGRNKPDGESCGEILNCTGKMEYQPVQRHLSTNFRSMQLKKIKRTEKKGTESVMDEKFSILFSSKFFIGNELQFEVWNLSLPVVVIVHGNQDPHAWATVTWDNAFAEPGRVPFNVPDKVPWRNVAEALNMKFSAATGRGLSEESLTFLAEKAFRMQNVDFNHMVLSWSQFCKEPLPQRSFTFWEWFYAVMKITREHLKGPWTDGAIMGFIRKSDAEEMLTRYATGTFLLRFSDSELGGLTVAWAGSNDSDAYSLHPFSAKDLSIRNLADRLLDLPYLTKLYPDIDKNQAFGKYYTQPPNISTPVTSNGYLKPLLVTHVPGWGGPGTNGQGMNSYPNTPQNHMFHVNSPGNCSIRETSSVHSEPVNNMMAFGNDSLEMDFSSNLNDISHVDEAFF, from the exons a tgtCTCCGATTACGGCTTGGGAAAAACTTCAACAGAATCTACATGGAGAAGACTTTCATCAGATTTATAACGATCATTTTCCAATTGAAGTGAGGCAGTTGTTATCCCCATGGTTTGAAACTAAAGCTTG gacTGAAATTGATCCAGATAATTTAGAGCATGAAGGTTATATTAAAGGTTTATTTGTGTCTTTTGTGGATGAATTAGTATCTAAAGCTAATTCTATGGTAACTAATGAACAGTTTGTCAGTAAACTGAAACTAATTGATACagcaaaattatataaa GAAAAGTACTCTCAAAACCCAAAAGAGTtgataagaataattaaaaagtgtttGGAATCAGAATCCATAATGGCTCAACAAAATAAT tctCTAATGGAAGTCAATGTAAAATCTTCTCAAGAATTAGAAAACATTGAAATTACGCAACAGATGGACTTGATAAGTAACCATATTACGCATACAAATGAGATTCGCATTACAATCCAATCGGACATtgattcttttaatattttatactctgaATGTTCTAAATGTTCTC aacatCTACAACACATGAGAAATCAAAGAATGAGCATTCCTCAAGGACCCGAAATTGAACGTAAATTAAAACAGGAAAAAGAATTGTATGAAGGACAATTAAAGACTCAATCATTAAGTCTTAACAATGCTCTTTGTGTCTACATAAACAAACTTAACGAATCATTAAATTTGCTCAGCCCTGTTCAAGCTCATATTATTGATAAGGCATTAATTCAGTGGAAACGTGAACAACAGTTGGCTGGTAACGGATATAAATACATGAAAGATATAGATGTCATACAAACTTG gTGTGAGAAATTATGTGATTTAATATGGATAACTCGTTCACAAATTAAAGAAGCTGATCGTTTCAGAGTGAATTTGGGTCGTTATTTTGAATTACCTCAGTCttgtgaaataattaatactctTCTTGATATGACAACACAATATCTTTCATCATTAGTGGCAAG TACTTTTGTCATCATAACTCAACCACCTCaagtattaaaaactaatacaagATTTGTAGCTGAAGTTCGTCTATTAATTGGAGGAAAACTCAATATTCATATGACATCACCTGTG GTTAAAGTATCTATAGTCAGTGAATCTCAAGCGAACCAAATAATTGGAAGAAATAAACCAGATGGAGAATCTTGTGGTGAAATATTAAACTGCACTGGAAAAATGGAATATCAACCAGTGCAGAGACATTTGTCAACCAATTTCCg aagtaTGCAACTAAAGAAAATTAAGCGTACTGAAAAAAAAGGCACAGAATCTGTTATGGATgaaaaattttcgattttattttcttCCAAATTTTTCATTGGTAATGAACTCCAATTTGag gtgTGGAATTTGTCATTACCTGTGGTAGTTATTGTGCATGGGAATCAAGATCCTCATGCTTGGGCTACTGTAACTTGGGATAATGCTTTTGCTGAACCTGGCCGTGTTCCATTTAATGTTCCCGATAAAGTACCATGGAGAAATGTGGCAGAAGCTTTAAACATGAAGTTTTCTGCAGCTACAGGTCGTGGTCTCTCAGAAGAAAGCTTGACATTTTTGGCAGAAAAAGCTTTTAg aatgCAAAATGTGGATTTTAATCATATGGTTTTGTCATGGTCACAATTTTGTAAAGAACCATTGCCACAAAGAAGTTTCACATTTTGGGAATGGTTTTATGCCGTGATGAAAATAACTAGAGAACATCTAAAAGGTCCTTGGACTGATGG TGCCATCATGGGATTCATAAGGAAGTCTGATGCAGAAGAGATGTTAACAAGATATGCTAcgggtacatttttattaagattttctGATTCAGAACTAGGTGGGCTAACTGTTGCCTGGGCTGGAT ccAATGATTCAGATGCCTATAGTTTACATCCTTTCTCAGCTAAAGATTTATCAATTCGAAACTTGGCTGATAGACTATTGGACTTGCCATATCTTACAAAGTTATATCctgatattgataaaaatcaagCATTCGGAAAATACTATACACAACCACcaa atATTAGCACACCTGTTACAAGTAATGGATATTTAAAACCATTACTAGTTACGCATGTTCCTGGTTGGGGCGGACCTGGAACCAACGGACAAGGAATGAATAGCTATCCAAACACTCCTCAGAACCACATGTTTCATGTAAACAGCCCTGGAAATTGTAGCATTAGAGAAACGTCATCAGTGCACAGTGAACCAGTAAATAA